One window of the Nocardia huaxiensis genome contains the following:
- a CDS encoding DUF5615 family PIN-like protein, whose amino-acid sequence MKFVVDAQLPPALARALAAEGHEAVHVCDLGMTSASDREVWNEALEREAVIVTKDEDFVTIGRAQPNEPVPAIVWIRIGNCSRKALLESLLPLLPTVVELLEAGERIVEIRSPQTHS is encoded by the coding sequence TTGAAATTCGTCGTAGATGCCCAGCTGCCACCAGCGCTGGCCCGTGCGCTGGCTGCCGAAGGACATGAGGCTGTTCACGTCTGCGATCTTGGAATGACCTCTGCGTCTGATCGCGAGGTATGGAACGAGGCGCTCGAGCGCGAGGCAGTCATCGTGACGAAGGATGAAGACTTCGTCACGATCGGTCGTGCCCAGCCGAATGAGCCTGTGCCCGCGATTGTTTGGATTCGTATCGGAAATTGCTCGCGGAAGGCGTTGCTCGAATCGCTGTTGCCATTGCTGCCGACAGTGGTGGAGCTACTGGAGGCTGGGGAGCGCATCGTCGAGATACGGTCTCCGCAAACTCATTCCTGA
- a CDS encoding DUF433 domain-containing protein — MSRITFDPNQLGGRPCIRGMRIRVKDVLELLAAGETEDSILEDYPYLEREDIRACLAFAAAEADHPILRPAS; from the coding sequence GTGTCCAGGATTACGTTCGACCCGAATCAGCTCGGGGGCCGGCCGTGTATCCGCGGTATGCGGATCCGGGTGAAGGACGTTCTCGAACTCCTCGCCGCTGGTGAAACCGAGGACTCGATCCTCGAGGACTACCCGTATCTGGAGCGGGAGGATATTCGCGCCTGCCTGGCGTTTGCCGCGGCGGAAGCAGATCACCCGATCTTGCGGCCCGCATCTTGA
- the tuf gene encoding elongation factor Tu, translating to MAKAKFERTKPHVNIGTIGHVDHGKTTLTAAITKVLADKYPDLNAAFAFDQIDKAPEEKARGITINISHVEYQTEKRHYAHVDAPGHADYIKNMITGAAQMDGAILVVAATDGPMPQTREHVLLARQVGVPYILVALNKSDMVDDEEILELVEMEVRELLASQEFDEDAPVVRVSGLKALEGDEKWAQSVLDLMNAVDESIPDPVRETDKPFLMPIEDVFTITGRGTVVTGRIERGVINVNEEVEIVGIREKVTKTTITGIEMFRKLLDNGQAGDNVGLLVRGIKREDVERGQVVIKPGTTTPHTEFEGQAYILSKDEGGRHTPFFNNYRPQFYFRTTDVTGVVTLPEGTEMVMPGDNTEMSVKLIQPVAMDEGLRFAIREGGRTVGAGRVTKIVK from the coding sequence GTGGCGAAGGCGAAGTTCGAGCGGACGAAGCCCCACGTCAACATCGGCACCATTGGTCACGTCGACCACGGCAAGACCACGCTGACCGCGGCGATCACCAAGGTGCTGGCTGACAAGTACCCGGACCTGAACGCGGCCTTCGCGTTCGACCAGATCGACAAGGCTCCGGAGGAGAAGGCTCGTGGTATCACGATCAACATCTCCCACGTCGAGTACCAGACCGAGAAGCGCCACTACGCGCACGTCGACGCCCCCGGTCACGCGGACTACATCAAGAACATGATCACCGGTGCCGCCCAGATGGACGGCGCGATCCTGGTCGTGGCCGCCACCGACGGCCCGATGCCGCAGACCCGTGAGCACGTGCTGCTCGCCCGCCAGGTCGGCGTGCCCTACATCCTGGTCGCGCTGAACAAGTCCGACATGGTCGACGACGAGGAAATCCTCGAGCTCGTCGAGATGGAGGTCCGCGAGCTGCTGGCTTCGCAGGAGTTCGACGAGGATGCCCCCGTCGTGCGCGTCTCCGGCCTGAAGGCCCTCGAGGGTGACGAGAAGTGGGCGCAGTCCGTTCTCGACCTGATGAACGCCGTCGACGAGTCGATCCCGGACCCGGTCCGTGAGACCGACAAGCCGTTCCTGATGCCGATCGAGGACGTCTTCACGATCACCGGTCGTGGCACCGTCGTCACCGGTCGTATCGAGCGTGGTGTGATCAACGTGAACGAGGAAGTCGAGATCGTCGGCATCCGCGAGAAGGTCACCAAGACCACCATCACCGGCATCGAGATGTTCCGCAAGCTGCTCGACAACGGCCAGGCGGGCGACAACGTCGGTCTGCTGGTCCGTGGCATCAAGCGCGAGGACGTGGAGCGCGGCCAGGTCGTCATCAAGCCGGGCACCACCACCCCGCACACCGAGTTCGAGGGCCAGGCGTACATCCTGTCGAAGGACGAGGGCGGCCGCCACACCCCGTTCTTCAACAACTACCGCCCGCAGTTCTACTTCCGTACCACGGACGTGACCGGCGTCGTGACCCTCCCCGAGGGCACCGAGATGGTCATGCCCGGCGACAACACCGAGATGAGCGTCAAGCTCATCCAGCCGGTCGCCATGGACGAGGGCCTGCGTTTCGCGATCCGTGAGGGTGGCCGCACCGTCGGTGCCGGTCGCGTCACCAAGATCGTCAAGTAA
- a CDS encoding glutamate racemase: protein MIVALIDSGLGLLPTAAWLRKLRPDLDLLLQNDPDGAPWGPKPEQWVIDRVLDIARVSLREGAEVIVLPCNTASVTALEHVRAMVGPEVPVIGTVPAIKPAAAACRKVAVWATAATTASAYQADLIARFAGDAEVTGVACHGLADAIDRGDLPAVTEAIADAAARTPEGTEGIVLGCTHYPLVLDAILAALPHGVRIFDSAEAVAAQTLRRMDALGRPTIGKGTVRILASGRPAQLPTAAAAFDSGRLLGATPADACLS from the coding sequence GTGATCGTGGCGCTCATCGACTCCGGACTAGGGCTCCTGCCGACCGCGGCATGGTTGCGGAAGCTGCGGCCCGATCTCGACCTGCTGCTGCAGAACGATCCCGACGGCGCGCCGTGGGGCCCGAAACCCGAGCAGTGGGTCATCGATCGGGTGCTCGACATCGCCCGCGTCTCGCTGCGTGAGGGCGCGGAAGTCATTGTGCTGCCCTGCAATACGGCCAGTGTCACCGCCCTGGAACACGTGCGCGCCATGGTCGGCCCGGAAGTGCCGGTGATCGGCACCGTCCCCGCCATCAAGCCCGCCGCCGCCGCTTGCCGCAAGGTTGCGGTCTGGGCCACCGCCGCCACCACGGCCAGCGCCTATCAGGCCGACCTGATCGCCCGCTTCGCCGGCGACGCCGAAGTCACCGGCGTCGCCTGCCACGGCCTCGCCGACGCCATCGACCGCGGCGACCTCCCCGCCGTCACCGAGGCCATCGCCGACGCGGCGGCCCGCACCCCCGAGGGCACCGAGGGCATAGTCCTCGGCTGCACCCACTACCCCCTCGTCCTCGATGCCATCCTCGCCGCCCTCCCGCACGGCGTCCGCATCTTCGACAGCGCCGAAGCCGTGGCCGCCCAAACCCTGCGCCGCATGGACGCGCTCGGCCGCCCCACCATCGGTAAAGGCACCGTCCGCATCCTCGCGTCCGGCCGCCCCGCTCAACTCCCCACCGCCGCGGCCGCCTTCGACTCCGGCCGCCTCCTCGGCGCCACCCCCGCCGACGCCTGCCTGTCCTGA